Proteins from a genomic interval of Zingiber officinale cultivar Zhangliang chromosome 1B, Zo_v1.1, whole genome shotgun sequence:
- the LOC121970578 gene encoding xyloglucan galactosyltransferase KATAMARI1 homolog: protein MLQHCRRLSRWTDMCRYTSNAGLGPKLEKNGNVFSGRGWYATNQFALDVIFHNRMRQYECLTTNSSLAAAIFVPYYAGLDIARYLWAPNTAAVRDATPRELFRWLRSKPEWGAMSGQDHFMVAGRITWDFQRPTDHDDDWGNKLMLLPEAQNLTVLVIESSPWKRNDVGVPYPTYFHPSTDSEVRAWQEKMRRARRPWLFTFAGGARTGETAWIRNEAMEQCRQSRQCKLLECNIGYSKCHSPDSVMRMFERSVFCLQPQGDSFTRRSTFDAMVAGCVPVFFHPGSAYVQYLWHLPRNYNRYSVFIPEDKVREGNVRIEEALKKIKKKVVRAMREEVIRMIPRLVYADPRARPPGVRDAFDVAIAAVIERVRDIRRRKATVVFKERETWKYALVGREKEIAGWEHFFRKGRN, encoded by the coding sequence ATGCTCCAACATTGCCGGAGGCTAAGCCGGTGGACCGATATGTGTCGGTACACGTCCAATGCGGGGCTCGGACCCAAGCTAGAGAAAAATGGCAATGTCTTCTCCGGCCGCGGATGGTACGCCACAAATCAGTTCGCGCTCGACGTTATCTTCCATAACCGGATGCGGCAGTATGAGTGCCTCACAACCAACTCTTCCCTCGCAGCTGCCATATTTGTACCCTACTATGCCGGCCTTGACATCGCGAGATACCTCTGGGCTCCAAACACCGCGGCAGTCCGCGATGCAACTCCTCGGGAGCTATTCCGTTGGCTCCGGTCGAAGCCGGAGTGGGGGGCCATGAGTGGACAGGACCACTTCATGGTGGCAGGGCGCATCACATGGGACTTCCAAAGGCCGACGGATCACGATGATGACTGGGGAAACAAGTTGATGCTTCTGCCAGAGGCACAGAATTTGACGGTGCTAGTGATCGAGTCGAGCCCGTGGAAGAGAAACGACGTCGGAGTACCTTACCCGACCTACTTCCACCCATCGACGGATAGCGAGGTACGAGCATGGCAGGAGAAGATGCGGCGGGCACGGAGGCCGTGGTTGTTCACCTTCGCAGGCGGAGCGCGGACAGGCGAGACTGCGTGGATCCGCAACGAGGCAATGGAGCAGTGTCGGCAGTCGCGACAGTGCAAGTTGCTGGAGTGCAACATCGGTTACAGCAAATGTCACTCGCCGGACAGCGTGATGCGGATGTTCGAGCGTTCTGTATTCTGCCTCCAGCCGCAGGGGGATTCATTCACACGGCGGTCAACGTTCGACGCCATGGTGGCCGGGTGCGTGCCTGTCTTCTTCCACCCGGGGTCGGCCTACGTTCAGTATCTATGGCACCTGCCGAGGAACTACAATAGGTACTCGGTATTCATCCCGGAGGACAAGGTGAGGGAGGGGAATGTGAGGATCGAGGAGGCACTGAAGAAAATTAAGAAGAAGGTGGTGAGGGCGATGAGAGAGGAGGTGATAAGGATGATCCCGAGGTTGGTGTATGCGGATCCGAGAGCAAGACCGCCAGGGGTGAGGGACGCCTTTGATGTGGCAATTGCCGCCGTGATCGAAAGGGTGAGGGATATTAGACGAAGAAAAGCTACGGTGGTTTTCAAAGAAAGGGAAACATGGAAGTATGCACTGGTGGGGAGGGAGAAGGAAATTGCCGGGTGGGAGCATTTCTTCCGCAAAGGGAGGAATTAA